Proteins encoded in a region of the Planococcus citri chromosome 1, ihPlaCitr1.1, whole genome shotgun sequence genome:
- the LOC135832322 gene encoding Fanconi anemia group J protein homolog isoform X1 — protein sequence MSTGVTYTIGGVKVDFPAKAYPSQVSMMDKIIRGCSRAQNCLLESPTGSGKTLALLCGALAWQKAEKQRAQERHSAEMNEYIRAKQEQEERNRQNPEPVPQAASCDENVKCCESGDNTSKVVKVEEKPVDETEDTDIFRPVIKKIKTGLNTLVNILSQGTTADQPEIVNVYKVPQNAVKIENTLNSAQNKVKSEPDSIPEPKEPRVPKIYFCTRTHKQLAQVVNELRRTAYKDAKNTLLASRTHACIHDGLTYNPRQNKTELCRQLLDPRSGMGCRFHKNVRNYHVLSDLQAQGLETPWELEDLVVFGKKRTVCPYFVARELMADADIIFCPYNYLIDPLVRNSMKIDLKGSIIIVDEAHNIEDTCRESASLTVMQDNVQNAIQECEEVLESLEETSEKRGPCQEIINTLCSLSTWIDRHKNNIAKMSDYDQGKFDMFGPTAVESFKDYKFGPSHFAAFANNYAALTTEEKVSIEELNMEEEVSTITGPTKALLEGLLLVLSILYNPTYTNDYRIVLIKSFNQQYDQEPETTGDGWFVAKKKKKIVSRWNYSLNFWCFNPATTFSSIKESARCVVLSSGTLSPTTSFQSELGALFPITLEANHVIDANQCWVASLGSGPNKLALTGTYASTSTYPFQDEIGRILLNICSFVPHGVLCFVSSYFLLDKLCERWNSTGITEEIAKHKKLLCEPRRGDQLDELLKDFYETIETTADNVVGQQVTGALFMAVCRGKVSEGLDFADKNARVVVTIGIPYPSIKDDQVNMKKSYNDSHKNTKALLSGHAWYEIQAYRALNQALGRCIRHRRDWGAILLIDSRFRNDQYYKSLSKWVRTKVSHHHDYSEMIDSLSTFIENRLRIDKQNAS from the exons AACGAGCACAAGAAAGACATTCAGCTGAAATGAACGAATATATTCGTGCCAAGCAAGAGCAAGAAGAACGAAATCGACAAAATCCCGAACCTGTACCACAAGCTGCATCTTGCGATGAAAATGTGAAGTGCTGTGAATCTGGCG ATAATACGAGTAAAGTAGTTAAGGTCGAAGAAAAACCTGTTGACGAGACTGAAGATACCGATATTTTTAGACCTGttataaagaaaataaaaactggATTAAATACATTGGTCAAT ATTTTATCACAGGGCACTACCGCAGATCAGCCTGAAATCGTTAACGTGTACAAAGTACCCCAAAACGccgtcaaaattgaaaatactctGAATTCAGCTCAAAATAAAGTAAAGAGTGAACCAGATTCAATTCCAGAACCAAAAGAGCCCAG AGtgccaaaaatatatttttgtacgAGAACTCATAAACAACTCGCTCAAGTTGTTAATGAATTAAGGCGAACGGCATATAAAGATGCAAA gaatACACTATTGGCGAGTAGAACTCATGCTTGTATACACGATGGTTTGACGTATAATCCTAGACAAAATAAAACTGAATTATGTCGGCAGCTACTCGATCCTAGAAgc ggaATGGGCTGcagatttcataaaaatgtacgAAACTATCATGTGCTGAGCGACTTGCAAGCGCAAGGACTTGAAACACCTTGGGAATTAGAAGATCTAGTAGTTTTCGGTAAAAAAAGAACTGTTTGTCCGTATTTTGTAGCGCGAGAATTGATGGCCGATGCTGACATAATATTTTGCCCTTATAACTACCTAATCGATCCGTTAGTGAGAAACAGT atgaAGATTGATTTAAAAGGAAGCATTATTATTGTCGACGAAGCCCATAATATCGAAGATACTTGTCGAGAATCCGCTAGTCTTACAGTTATGCAGGATAATGTTCAGAACGCCATACAAGAATGCGAAGAAGTACTCGAATCGTTGGAAGAAACTAGCGAAAAACGAGGCCCGTGTCAAGAAATT ATAAACACATTATGTTCGCTATCAACGTGGATTGACaggcataaaaacaatattGCAAAAATGAGCGACTACGATCAAGGGAAATTCGATATGTTTGGGCCTACTGCTGTGGAAAGTTTTAAAGATTACAAATTTGGTCCTTCACATTTTGCCGCATTCGCT aatAATTATGCTGCATTAACAACCGAAGAAAAAGTATCTATCGAAGAATTGAATATGGAAGAAGAAGTTTCAACTATTACGGGACCTACGAAAGCTCTGCTGGAAGGATTGCTTTTGGTTCTATCCATATTGTATAATCCTACGTACACAAACGATTATCGTATTGTCTTAATCAAATCTTTCAATCAACAGTATGATCAAGAACCA GAAACTACCGGCGATGGTTGGTTCGTggctaaaaagaagaaaaaaatcgtctcCAGGTGGAATTACAGCTTAAATTTTTGGTGTTTCAATCCGGCGACGACGTTTTCCTCTATTAAAGAAAGTGCCCGATGTGTTGTTCTATCCTCAGGAACTCTGAGTCCTACTACTTCATTCCAATCTGAATTAGGTGCATTGTTTCCAATTACCCTAGAGGCTAATCATGTGATAGATGCGAACCAA TGTTGGGTTGCATCTCTCGGATCTGGACCGAACAAATTAGCATTAACTGGAACATACGCCAGTACTAGTACGTACccatttcaagatgaaattggACGAATATTGTTGAATATTTGCTCTTTTGTTCCTCATGGCGTTTTATGTTTCGTATCTTCGTATTTTTTATTGGATAAATTATGCGAAAG aTGGAATAGTACTGGCATTACCGAAGAAATTGCCAAACATAAGAAATTACTGTGTGAACCGAGGCGTGGCGATCAGCTGGATGAATTGCTGAAAGATTTTTACGAAACTATTGAAACTACAGCTGACAATGTTGTCGGGCAACAAGTCACCGGTGCATTATTTATGGCTGTGTGTCGTGGCAAAGTCAGCGAAGGGTTGGATTTCGCTGATAAAAATGCTCGCGTAGTTGTTACC ATTGGAATTCCATATCCTAGTATTAAAGATGACCaagtaaatatgaaaaaatcttaCAACGATAGCCACAAGAACACTAAAGCATTACTTTCCGGTCACGCTTGGTACGAAATTCAAGCTTACAG AGCTTTAAATCAAGCTTTAGGTAGATGTATTCGACATCGTCGAGATTGGGGTGCTATATTATTGATCGACAGTCGATTTAGAAACGATCAATACTATAAAAGTCTTTCAAAATGGGTGCGAACAAAA gTATCACACCATCACGATTACTCCGAAATGATAGATTCTCTTTCGACGTTTATAGAAAATCGATTAAGAATCGATAAGCAAAATGCATCGTGA
- the LOC135832322 gene encoding Fanconi anemia group J protein homolog isoform X2, which translates to MNEYIRAKQEQEERNRQNPEPVPQAASCDENVKCCESGDNTSKVVKVEEKPVDETEDTDIFRPVIKKIKTGLNTLVNILSQGTTADQPEIVNVYKVPQNAVKIENTLNSAQNKVKSEPDSIPEPKEPRVPKIYFCTRTHKQLAQVVNELRRTAYKDAKNTLLASRTHACIHDGLTYNPRQNKTELCRQLLDPRSGMGCRFHKNVRNYHVLSDLQAQGLETPWELEDLVVFGKKRTVCPYFVARELMADADIIFCPYNYLIDPLVRNSMKIDLKGSIIIVDEAHNIEDTCRESASLTVMQDNVQNAIQECEEVLESLEETSEKRGPCQEIINTLCSLSTWIDRHKNNIAKMSDYDQGKFDMFGPTAVESFKDYKFGPSHFAAFANNYAALTTEEKVSIEELNMEEEVSTITGPTKALLEGLLLVLSILYNPTYTNDYRIVLIKSFNQQYDQEPETTGDGWFVAKKKKKIVSRWNYSLNFWCFNPATTFSSIKESARCVVLSSGTLSPTTSFQSELGALFPITLEANHVIDANQCWVASLGSGPNKLALTGTYASTSTYPFQDEIGRILLNICSFVPHGVLCFVSSYFLLDKLCERWNSTGITEEIAKHKKLLCEPRRGDQLDELLKDFYETIETTADNVVGQQVTGALFMAVCRGKVSEGLDFADKNARVVVTIGIPYPSIKDDQVNMKKSYNDSHKNTKALLSGHAWYEIQAYRALNQALGRCIRHRRDWGAILLIDSRFRNDQYYKSLSKWVRTKVSHHHDYSEMIDSLSTFIENRLRIDKQNAS; encoded by the exons ATGAACGAATATATTCGTGCCAAGCAAGAGCAAGAAGAACGAAATCGACAAAATCCCGAACCTGTACCACAAGCTGCATCTTGCGATGAAAATGTGAAGTGCTGTGAATCTGGCG ATAATACGAGTAAAGTAGTTAAGGTCGAAGAAAAACCTGTTGACGAGACTGAAGATACCGATATTTTTAGACCTGttataaagaaaataaaaactggATTAAATACATTGGTCAAT ATTTTATCACAGGGCACTACCGCAGATCAGCCTGAAATCGTTAACGTGTACAAAGTACCCCAAAACGccgtcaaaattgaaaatactctGAATTCAGCTCAAAATAAAGTAAAGAGTGAACCAGATTCAATTCCAGAACCAAAAGAGCCCAG AGtgccaaaaatatatttttgtacgAGAACTCATAAACAACTCGCTCAAGTTGTTAATGAATTAAGGCGAACGGCATATAAAGATGCAAA gaatACACTATTGGCGAGTAGAACTCATGCTTGTATACACGATGGTTTGACGTATAATCCTAGACAAAATAAAACTGAATTATGTCGGCAGCTACTCGATCCTAGAAgc ggaATGGGCTGcagatttcataaaaatgtacgAAACTATCATGTGCTGAGCGACTTGCAAGCGCAAGGACTTGAAACACCTTGGGAATTAGAAGATCTAGTAGTTTTCGGTAAAAAAAGAACTGTTTGTCCGTATTTTGTAGCGCGAGAATTGATGGCCGATGCTGACATAATATTTTGCCCTTATAACTACCTAATCGATCCGTTAGTGAGAAACAGT atgaAGATTGATTTAAAAGGAAGCATTATTATTGTCGACGAAGCCCATAATATCGAAGATACTTGTCGAGAATCCGCTAGTCTTACAGTTATGCAGGATAATGTTCAGAACGCCATACAAGAATGCGAAGAAGTACTCGAATCGTTGGAAGAAACTAGCGAAAAACGAGGCCCGTGTCAAGAAATT ATAAACACATTATGTTCGCTATCAACGTGGATTGACaggcataaaaacaatattGCAAAAATGAGCGACTACGATCAAGGGAAATTCGATATGTTTGGGCCTACTGCTGTGGAAAGTTTTAAAGATTACAAATTTGGTCCTTCACATTTTGCCGCATTCGCT aatAATTATGCTGCATTAACAACCGAAGAAAAAGTATCTATCGAAGAATTGAATATGGAAGAAGAAGTTTCAACTATTACGGGACCTACGAAAGCTCTGCTGGAAGGATTGCTTTTGGTTCTATCCATATTGTATAATCCTACGTACACAAACGATTATCGTATTGTCTTAATCAAATCTTTCAATCAACAGTATGATCAAGAACCA GAAACTACCGGCGATGGTTGGTTCGTggctaaaaagaagaaaaaaatcgtctcCAGGTGGAATTACAGCTTAAATTTTTGGTGTTTCAATCCGGCGACGACGTTTTCCTCTATTAAAGAAAGTGCCCGATGTGTTGTTCTATCCTCAGGAACTCTGAGTCCTACTACTTCATTCCAATCTGAATTAGGTGCATTGTTTCCAATTACCCTAGAGGCTAATCATGTGATAGATGCGAACCAA TGTTGGGTTGCATCTCTCGGATCTGGACCGAACAAATTAGCATTAACTGGAACATACGCCAGTACTAGTACGTACccatttcaagatgaaattggACGAATATTGTTGAATATTTGCTCTTTTGTTCCTCATGGCGTTTTATGTTTCGTATCTTCGTATTTTTTATTGGATAAATTATGCGAAAG aTGGAATAGTACTGGCATTACCGAAGAAATTGCCAAACATAAGAAATTACTGTGTGAACCGAGGCGTGGCGATCAGCTGGATGAATTGCTGAAAGATTTTTACGAAACTATTGAAACTACAGCTGACAATGTTGTCGGGCAACAAGTCACCGGTGCATTATTTATGGCTGTGTGTCGTGGCAAAGTCAGCGAAGGGTTGGATTTCGCTGATAAAAATGCTCGCGTAGTTGTTACC ATTGGAATTCCATATCCTAGTATTAAAGATGACCaagtaaatatgaaaaaatcttaCAACGATAGCCACAAGAACACTAAAGCATTACTTTCCGGTCACGCTTGGTACGAAATTCAAGCTTACAG AGCTTTAAATCAAGCTTTAGGTAGATGTATTCGACATCGTCGAGATTGGGGTGCTATATTATTGATCGACAGTCGATTTAGAAACGATCAATACTATAAAAGTCTTTCAAAATGGGTGCGAACAAAA gTATCACACCATCACGATTACTCCGAAATGATAGATTCTCTTTCGACGTTTATAGAAAATCGATTAAGAATCGATAAGCAAAATGCATCGTGA